One Paraburkholderia aromaticivorans genomic region harbors:
- a CDS encoding phage portal protein → MKTNFLDRAIEYVAPGLAARRMRARVSIHAARGFDGAKRGPRSAGWRASGASSTAEVLPALGILRNRARDLVRNNPHIRRALKILVANAIGTGVQAKFSDKALQKVWKRWVKVCDAGGLLDFYGLQAQAYKALKESGEVLLRFRTRLPQDGMEVPLQLQILEIDFLDTLKVGPVDGGFIVAGVQFNMIGQRTGYWLFDQHPGEVAQVPRNMLSRFVPASEVIHLFDAIDRPNAVRGFPWLASAIWKARDLDEYQDAELVRKKIEACFAAFVTSSDEGFQVGRTTASAPGDPRRVESLSPGMVEYLRPGETVDFSAPATSNDYEGNVRVDLRAIAAGTDTTYEQLTGDYSQVNFTSGRMGKMEFKRFLEQDLWLIFIPMFCEAVASRFVSTAYLAGKTKQPVADVSWSPQRIEFIDPLREANGIIALIDARLKSRHQSIRDLGEDPDEVDAEINADPLAIEVPISGRSLDAKSVHDVLDRLEQMLSAVPQ, encoded by the coding sequence ATGAAGACAAACTTTCTCGACAGGGCGATTGAGTATGTGGCGCCCGGGCTCGCTGCGAGACGGATGCGTGCGCGGGTTTCGATCCATGCGGCGCGTGGATTCGACGGCGCAAAGCGCGGGCCGCGCTCGGCGGGCTGGCGTGCCTCCGGTGCAAGCTCGACGGCGGAGGTGCTGCCCGCGCTTGGCATCCTGCGCAACCGTGCGCGGGATCTGGTGCGCAACAACCCGCACATCCGGCGAGCGCTCAAGATTCTCGTGGCGAATGCGATCGGGACCGGTGTGCAGGCCAAATTCAGCGACAAGGCTCTCCAGAAGGTCTGGAAGCGGTGGGTCAAGGTTTGTGATGCCGGCGGATTGCTGGACTTTTACGGCCTGCAGGCGCAGGCATACAAGGCCCTGAAGGAGTCGGGTGAGGTGCTGCTCAGGTTTCGCACCCGCCTGCCGCAGGACGGCATGGAGGTGCCGCTCCAGTTGCAGATCCTTGAGATCGATTTTCTCGATACGTTGAAGGTCGGTCCCGTTGACGGCGGGTTCATTGTGGCCGGCGTGCAGTTCAATATGATCGGCCAGCGGACAGGTTACTGGCTATTCGATCAGCATCCCGGAGAAGTGGCGCAGGTGCCCCGCAACATGCTGAGCCGATTTGTGCCGGCGTCGGAGGTCATCCACCTGTTTGATGCAATCGATCGGCCCAACGCGGTGCGTGGGTTCCCATGGCTTGCTTCTGCGATCTGGAAAGCCCGCGACCTCGACGAGTATCAGGACGCCGAGCTCGTTCGTAAAAAGATCGAGGCCTGCTTCGCGGCGTTCGTTACGTCGAGCGATGAGGGCTTTCAGGTGGGACGCACGACGGCATCCGCGCCTGGAGATCCTCGCCGTGTGGAGTCGCTGTCGCCTGGCATGGTCGAGTATCTGCGGCCGGGGGAAACCGTTGATTTTTCCGCGCCTGCAACCAGCAATGACTATGAGGGGAATGTACGCGTCGACCTGCGCGCGATCGCGGCTGGCACGGACACGACGTATGAGCAATTGACCGGCGATTATTCGCAGGTCAATTTCACCAGCGGTCGCATGGGGAAAATGGAGTTCAAGCGTTTCCTTGAGCAGGATCTGTGGCTCATCTTCATTCCGATGTTCTGCGAAGCGGTCGCGAGCCGCTTCGTTTCGACTGCCTATCTCGCTGGCAAGACGAAACAGCCGGTAGCGGATGTGTCCTGGTCGCCGCAGCGCATCGAATTTATCGATCCGTTGCGCGAAGCAAACGGCATCATCGCGCTGATCGACGCTCGCCTGAAGAGCCGGCATCAAAGCATTCGCGATCTTGGCGAAGACCCGGACGAGGTCGACGCGGAGATCAATGCCGATCCCCTCGCAATCGAGGTGCCCATTTCGGGCCGTTCTCTCGACGCGAAGTCGGTTCACGACGTACTCGACCGGCTGGAGCAGATGCTGTCAGCGGTGCCGCAGTAG
- a CDS encoding DUF1799 domain-containing protein, protein MARSRPSEDDFEVLPENWDAVEVFTSLGTQWKKLVVSSLSGGGVFYEGLDYSAVESVLRIFGFKRKRHRELFDAVRVMERAALDVFSARASRT, encoded by the coding sequence GTGGCACGGTCGCGTCCCAGTGAGGATGACTTCGAAGTCCTGCCGGAAAACTGGGACGCGGTGGAGGTGTTCACCTCACTCGGCACGCAGTGGAAGAAACTGGTCGTTTCATCGTTGAGTGGTGGCGGCGTCTTTTATGAGGGGCTCGACTACTCCGCAGTCGAGTCAGTCCTCCGCATCTTTGGCTTCAAAAGAAAGCGACACCGCGAACTGTTTGACGCGGTGCGCGTGATGGAGCGCGCGGCGCTCGATGTTTTTTCGGCTCGCGCGTCACGAACGTAA
- a CDS encoding prohead protease/major capsid protein fusion protein, with translation MPEPVNGRRGGAGAPSAMPLQTRLQPVGSVDAQNRTVDVTWTAGAQVQRYDWMRDRTYMEELSTDPGAVRMDRLQSGNAPVLNDHDRWGGLDSVLGVVSSASLDSTSRSGQAQLRFSSRDAVQPYFQDVQDGILRNISFGYRTYQYDMIPPGQEGNDQWIYRATDWEPYEISLVSIPADPNATVRNAGGTPDQRFFPCEFVDRSAGGSSDGALASQRNQGAVMPDGNQPQNPANPSAPDTSEAARNAAAAAPAEAARNAGAAEERQRMIDLRTAVRASVLDNQDELLNGFIERGVTVDAARAEILRLQAERSAANPQRGAASIVTVTDETDVRRAAMTDAVMHRVNPRHELNDAARQYRGMTLREMCREGLEAVGIDTRGMELRQLAGMALGLTRAGYNTTSDLPIVFGNVINRTLRDAYSAAPRSFTSWARQGSLTDFRPATRVMVDGALKLEKINETGEYKYGKLTDSGEVIQLGSYGKIINFTRQMIINDDLSALQRVPLYFGRAAANLESDVTYAALTGNAVMSDGKTLFHAAHANLGAAGPIGIDTLTAGRTAMRVQKAPGDGTPLNGAPKFLIVPAALETIAGQYTSNQYTPNQATQQNPFYNTLTPIVEPRLDAVSTTAWFLAADPAAIDTVEYCYLEGEQGLYTEQDLDFDVDGLKVKARLDFAAKAIDYRGLFRNPGQ, from the coding sequence ATGCCCGAACCCGTTAATGGTCGTCGCGGCGGTGCCGGTGCACCGTCGGCGATGCCTCTTCAAACACGCTTGCAGCCGGTTGGATCTGTTGATGCGCAAAACCGCACGGTTGATGTCACCTGGACTGCCGGCGCGCAGGTACAGCGTTACGACTGGATGCGCGATCGCACCTATATGGAAGAGCTGAGCACTGATCCGGGGGCCGTCCGGATGGATCGACTGCAGTCCGGCAATGCGCCGGTTCTGAATGATCACGACCGCTGGGGTGGCCTCGATTCGGTGCTCGGTGTCGTATCCAGCGCGTCGCTCGATAGCACGAGCAGATCCGGGCAGGCCCAGCTCCGCTTTTCGTCGCGCGATGCCGTGCAGCCGTATTTTCAGGATGTGCAGGACGGCATCCTCCGCAACATTTCTTTCGGCTACCGGACGTATCAGTACGACATGATCCCGCCCGGCCAGGAAGGCAACGATCAGTGGATTTACCGCGCGACCGACTGGGAGCCATACGAAATCTCGCTGGTTTCCATCCCGGCCGATCCGAATGCCACCGTGCGCAATGCAGGCGGCACGCCTGACCAACGCTTTTTCCCCTGTGAGTTCGTCGATCGAAGCGCAGGGGGTTCTTCTGACGGGGCACTCGCCTCGCAACGTAATCAAGGAGCTGTGATGCCCGATGGAAACCAACCCCAAAACCCCGCCAACCCGTCCGCTCCGGACACGTCGGAGGCGGCACGAAACGCTGCGGCTGCGGCCCCGGCTGAAGCGGCTCGGAACGCAGGCGCGGCGGAGGAGCGTCAGCGCATGATCGATCTGCGCACGGCGGTTCGGGCGAGTGTGCTCGACAATCAGGACGAGCTGCTGAACGGCTTCATCGAACGCGGCGTGACCGTCGACGCCGCGCGTGCAGAAATCCTGCGTCTGCAGGCCGAGCGCTCGGCGGCGAATCCGCAGCGCGGCGCCGCGAGCATCGTGACCGTGACCGACGAGACCGATGTGCGCCGTGCAGCGATGACGGACGCAGTGATGCACCGCGTGAATCCGCGTCATGAGCTGAACGACGCAGCTCGCCAGTATCGCGGCATGACGCTGCGCGAGATGTGCCGTGAAGGCCTGGAGGCGGTCGGCATCGATACCCGTGGCATGGAGCTTCGCCAGTTGGCTGGTATGGCGCTTGGTCTGACTCGAGCCGGCTACAACACGACGTCGGATCTGCCGATCGTCTTCGGCAACGTGATCAACCGCACGCTGCGTGACGCTTACAGCGCTGCGCCGCGTTCTTTCACGAGCTGGGCCCGTCAGGGTTCGCTCACCGATTTCCGGCCAGCGACGCGCGTCATGGTCGACGGTGCGCTGAAGCTGGAGAAGATCAACGAGACCGGCGAGTACAAGTACGGCAAGCTGACCGACAGCGGCGAAGTGATCCAGCTCGGCTCGTACGGGAAGATCATCAACTTTACGCGTCAGATGATCATCAACGACGACCTGTCCGCGCTTCAGCGAGTGCCGCTCTATTTCGGGCGTGCGGCTGCCAACCTCGAATCGGATGTGACGTATGCGGCGCTGACCGGCAACGCGGTCATGTCCGATGGCAAGACGCTCTTTCACGCCGCGCATGCGAACCTGGGCGCGGCCGGTCCGATCGGGATCGACACGCTGACGGCGGGTCGCACGGCGATGCGCGTGCAGAAGGCACCAGGCGACGGCACGCCGCTCAATGGCGCACCGAAGTTCCTCATCGTGCCGGCTGCGCTTGAGACGATCGCGGGTCAATACACCAGCAATCAATACACGCCGAATCAGGCGACGCAGCAAAACCCGTTCTACAACACGCTCACGCCGATCGTCGAGCCACGCCTCGATGCGGTCAGTACGACGGCGTGGTTCCTGGCCGCAGATCCTGCCGCGATCGACACCGTCGAGTACTGCTACCTCGAGGGCGAGCAGGGTCTGTACACCGAGCAGGATCTCGATTTCGACGTCGATGGTCTGAAGGTCAAGGCGCGGCTCGATTTCGCGGCGAAGGCGATCGACTATCGCGGCCTTTTCAGGAATCCGGGCCAGTAA
- a CDS encoding phage head-tail joining protein has protein sequence MDSTPGQLAEAIDMAFTQQNLDAIEKAVATGTLSVEYNGKRITYRSMSDLLRARDVIKTELAKQQSSSAPRSSIAIYQRF, from the coding sequence ATGGATTCCACGCCGGGACAACTGGCTGAGGCGATAGATATGGCATTTACACAGCAGAACCTTGACGCGATCGAGAAAGCCGTTGCGACCGGCACGCTGTCCGTCGAATACAACGGCAAGCGAATTACTTATCGGTCCATGAGCGATCTGTTGCGTGCCCGCGATGTGATCAAGACGGAGCTCGCGAAGCAGCAGTCGTCCAGCGCACCACGATCCAGCATCGCCATTTACCAACGGTTCTGA
- a CDS encoding DUF2190 family protein has product MNNFIQKGRTITATLAAAVASGQLVLLGNGKLPAIASGTYAANVEGEYNTGGVYALPSATTGTAVVGDKAYWDSTNNVVTITALNNDPIGHFAAPKAAADATANVRLWL; this is encoded by the coding sequence ATGAACAACTTCATCCAGAAGGGCCGCACGATCACCGCCACGTTGGCCGCCGCGGTCGCTTCGGGCCAGCTCGTCCTGCTCGGCAACGGCAAGCTGCCGGCCATTGCGTCGGGCACGTACGCCGCCAACGTCGAGGGCGAATACAACACCGGCGGCGTCTATGCCCTGCCCAGCGCGACGACCGGCACGGCAGTCGTGGGTGACAAGGCGTATTGGGACTCGACCAACAATGTCGTGACGATCACCGCACTCAACAATGATCCCATCGGCCACTTCGCTGCGCCGAAAGCGGCGGCCGACGCGACGGCCAACGTGCGGCTCTGGCTGTGA
- a CDS encoding phage tail tube protein codes for MTKRTRKTVVLAVLQTALGVPGVPTGADDAMLVSDVSSTPIAAQYAQRNNVKGYLGNDQQLVSEKHAELSFSVEIAGGGTAGEAPAWDPLLLACSFVSTVVADTSVTYHPVSDDPLPATIYYYLDGLLHKLTNAFGTVSLDLTSNAVPKFKFKFTGDYVPVIDQALPTPDFSKFKDPLVVNNENTPGFTLAGYSAVLNAFTADLANTVTYRSLPGAAGALITDRKPTGNVAFELVRVSDKDYWSAIAAAQNLSLSLQHGKTAGNIVTVSAPAVQLTSPSYTDNNGITSLSATLTFNTLLGNDEISIALT; via the coding sequence ATGACCAAGCGCACCCGTAAAACAGTGGTTCTCGCCGTGCTGCAGACTGCACTCGGCGTTCCCGGTGTTCCGACTGGCGCCGACGATGCAATGCTCGTCAGTGACGTCAGCTCGACACCGATTGCTGCGCAATATGCGCAGCGTAACAACGTGAAGGGCTATCTCGGCAACGACCAGCAGCTTGTGTCGGAAAAGCACGCCGAATTGTCGTTCAGCGTCGAAATCGCAGGCGGCGGTACGGCTGGCGAGGCCCCCGCATGGGATCCGCTCCTGCTAGCCTGCTCGTTCGTATCGACGGTGGTTGCCGACACAAGCGTGACCTACCATCCGGTCAGCGACGATCCATTGCCGGCGACGATTTACTACTACCTCGACGGGTTGCTGCACAAGCTCACGAATGCATTCGGCACGGTGTCGCTCGACCTTACGTCGAACGCCGTTCCGAAGTTCAAGTTCAAGTTTACCGGCGACTATGTGCCGGTCATCGATCAGGCGCTGCCGACGCCGGACTTCTCGAAGTTCAAAGATCCGCTGGTGGTCAATAACGAGAATACGCCCGGTTTCACGCTGGCCGGTTATTCCGCCGTTCTCAATGCATTCACGGCCGATCTGGCCAACACGGTCACCTATCGCAGTCTGCCCGGCGCTGCGGGCGCGTTGATCACTGATCGCAAGCCGACCGGCAACGTCGCGTTTGAGCTCGTGCGGGTGAGCGACAAGGATTACTGGAGCGCGATCGCAGCGGCGCAGAATCTTTCCCTGTCGCTACAGCACGGCAAGACGGCAGGCAACATCGTGACCGTCTCGGCGCCGGCTGTGCAGCTCACCTCGCCGTCCTATACGGACAACAACGGCATCACCAGCCTCTCGGCGACGCTCACGTTCAACACGCTGCTCGGGAATGACGAAATCTCGATTGCGCTGACCTGA